From Microbacterium invictum, the proteins below share one genomic window:
- a CDS encoding AAA family ATPase — protein sequence MRGGLERWKRGVESRGVRHAIAYALEGTCDAHLQHASGGDALEAYGLASDSTVARFVVDHGRISADELTAGGLRVWITGHDPVSGEERGRQRLSADADLLLDGTLNHPKSYSIAALLHPELATEFEALQDRLRDQILLTWQRELNARRGHGGLIREDITRIEVVELQHRRSRALDPHAHRHMWLNIKVLGEDGKWSNVDSRVAMKLHTVINAEGDLAARTDPQWMAALERHGFTLDDDGEVAQLAGAVRPFSRRSAQIERNRARLVAVWTAEHDGARPSIRVLTQIDRRAWAMSRPNKPAHLDEQSWEATVRDELEVIDPALTRDRSPIAHTATPTDALDLDLLSDAAVVDADARSTRSGGRFSSFDLRAGAIRALSRSGVIAPRDTLTATIDEISERAHRKSVRLAGGADIPGHVKAYMATETMRLKIRLSGRLDALASPGRSLLPTELGRAAASIEDIDTLDASQLAAAGAIAGRGGLVAVTGPAGAGKTTMLRVAYAGLAGQRRRMLVVAPTRKAASVASREVGAAASSLHALLADHGYRWHTDSAGAQVWARLSRGEADPTTGVVYDGPARFVLRRGDRIVVDEAGMVDLQTAAALVDLALEHGVGVAMVGDPNQALPVGHAGAMASAVRYATASVELDTVHRFSDPEYAALTLRVRNPRDRDDALQVAGELLEHGHVQRVASAEEARDAMVAAYFDWHARSKRVALVAGTNDEADAINDAIQQRRVNDGELDPTTLALGMGEQHILVGDIVQTRRNDPRTGVENRAQWVVRNIWDASIDLASVGDSGEIRRVSREYALDHLQLAYASTVHGIQGETTDAAVVGPDVDAAGLYVGLTRGRHQNVAVTIARTDQDAIGNIGATMMRGTTELTIQDAMRAADAELRRAARARSLEASTPWVTPNSSASRGGLSL from the coding sequence ATGCGAGGTGGCCTTGAGCGGTGGAAGCGTGGGGTTGAGTCCCGAGGGGTACGACACGCGATTGCGTACGCGCTCGAGGGGACCTGTGACGCTCATCTCCAGCACGCGTCCGGTGGTGATGCGCTCGAAGCGTATGGTCTGGCATCGGACTCGACTGTTGCGCGTTTCGTCGTCGACCACGGCCGCATCTCCGCCGACGAACTCACTGCCGGCGGGCTTCGTGTGTGGATCACGGGCCACGACCCTGTCAGTGGTGAGGAGCGCGGCCGGCAACGGCTGAGCGCTGACGCCGACCTCTTGCTGGACGGCACGCTCAATCACCCGAAGTCGTACAGCATCGCTGCGTTGCTGCATCCGGAACTCGCGACCGAGTTTGAGGCGCTGCAGGACCGGCTGCGGGATCAAATCCTGCTGACCTGGCAGCGCGAGCTGAACGCGCGCCGTGGTCACGGTGGGCTGATCCGAGAGGACATCACCCGCATCGAGGTCGTCGAGCTGCAGCATCGTCGCTCACGGGCGCTGGACCCGCACGCTCACCGTCATATGTGGTTGAACATCAAGGTCCTCGGTGAGGACGGCAAGTGGTCGAACGTCGACTCACGCGTCGCGATGAAGCTGCACACGGTGATCAATGCCGAAGGCGATCTCGCTGCCCGCACTGACCCGCAGTGGATGGCCGCCCTCGAGCGCCACGGATTCACTCTCGATGACGACGGAGAGGTGGCGCAGCTCGCCGGAGCGGTACGGCCCTTCTCGCGTCGGTCAGCGCAAATCGAGCGGAACCGAGCGAGGCTGGTTGCGGTATGGACCGCCGAGCACGACGGTGCGCGCCCCAGCATCCGGGTTCTGACGCAGATTGACCGTCGAGCGTGGGCGATGTCGCGCCCGAACAAGCCGGCCCACCTGGACGAGCAGTCCTGGGAGGCAACGGTCCGCGACGAGCTGGAGGTTATCGATCCAGCACTCACCCGCGATCGGTCTCCGATCGCGCACACCGCGACGCCGACGGACGCGCTGGACCTAGATCTGCTGTCGGATGCTGCGGTCGTAGACGCCGACGCGCGGTCGACCCGTTCTGGCGGCCGGTTCAGCTCGTTCGATCTTCGTGCCGGCGCCATTCGCGCCCTCTCGCGCAGCGGCGTGATCGCGCCGCGCGACACGTTGACCGCGACGATCGACGAGATCTCCGAACGAGCGCATCGCAAGTCCGTGCGCCTCGCTGGGGGCGCGGACATTCCCGGTCACGTGAAGGCGTACATGGCGACCGAGACGATGCGCCTGAAGATCCGTCTCTCAGGGCGCCTCGATGCTCTCGCCTCACCCGGCCGCTCACTCCTGCCGACCGAGCTAGGTCGTGCCGCAGCATCCATCGAGGACATCGACACCCTGGATGCCTCGCAGCTCGCAGCAGCGGGCGCGATCGCGGGGAGGGGTGGGCTGGTGGCGGTCACCGGGCCGGCTGGCGCGGGCAAGACCACGATGTTGCGCGTCGCATACGCGGGACTGGCAGGACAGCGGCGACGGATGCTGGTGGTCGCGCCGACCCGGAAGGCGGCATCGGTCGCATCGCGCGAAGTCGGTGCCGCGGCCTCGAGCCTGCACGCGCTGCTCGCCGACCACGGCTACCGCTGGCACACTGACTCCGCCGGAGCCCAAGTCTGGGCGCGTCTGTCCCGCGGCGAGGCGGACCCGACGACGGGGGTTGTCTACGACGGGCCAGCCAGATTCGTCCTCCGGAGGGGCGATCGGATCGTGGTGGACGAGGCCGGCATGGTCGACCTGCAGACTGCGGCCGCGCTTGTCGATCTCGCCCTCGAGCACGGTGTCGGCGTGGCGATGGTGGGAGACCCGAACCAGGCACTCCCGGTCGGGCATGCAGGAGCGATGGCATCCGCGGTGCGCTACGCGACAGCATCCGTCGAACTCGACACCGTGCACCGGTTCAGCGATCCCGAGTACGCCGCGCTCACGCTGCGCGTCCGCAACCCCCGCGACCGCGACGACGCACTCCAAGTCGCGGGGGAGTTGCTCGAACACGGGCACGTGCAGCGGGTGGCCAGCGCGGAGGAAGCACGCGACGCAATGGTCGCGGCCTACTTCGATTGGCACGCCCGCAGCAAGCGCGTTGCGCTGGTCGCCGGTACCAATGATGAGGCGGACGCGATCAACGACGCCATCCAGCAACGACGGGTCAATGACGGTGAGCTGGATCCCACGACGCTGGCGCTGGGGATGGGGGAGCAGCACATCCTGGTTGGCGACATCGTGCAGACCCGCCGCAATGATCCGCGCACCGGGGTTGAGAATCGTGCGCAATGGGTGGTGCGCAACATTTGGGATGCAAGCATTGACCTCGCCTCGGTCGGTGACAGTGGTGAGATTCGCCGGGTGAGCCGCGAATACGCGCTCGATCACCTGCAACTTGCGTACGCGTCGACGGTGCATGGCATTCAAGGCGAGACGACGGATGCCGCAGTGGTGGGGCCGGATGTCGACGCGGCCGGCCTCTACGTCGGCCTGACGCGCGGGCGGCACCAGAACGTGGCCGTCACGATCGCCCGGACCGACCAGGATGCGATCGGCAACATCGGCGCGACGATGATGCGCGGCACGACCGAGCTGACGATCCAGGACGCGATGCGCGCGGCAGACGCCGAGCTGCGGCGAGCGGCACGCGCGCGATCACTCGAGGCGTCGACACCATGGGTTACGCCGAACTCTTCTGCCTCGCGCGGCGGGCTGTCGCTCTGA
- a CDS encoding helix-turn-helix domain-containing protein, with protein sequence MKDAAKLVGVDYRTIKLGMENGTIPSVQLGLRRMIPRAALLRVFGVDA encoded by the coding sequence ATGAAGGATGCCGCGAAGCTCGTCGGCGTCGACTACCGCACGATCAAGTTGGGCATGGAGAACGGGACTATTCCGTCGGTCCAACTGGGGCTGCGGCGAATGATCCCGCGCGCCGCACTCCTGCGCGTGTTCGGCGTCGACGCCTGA
- the istA gene encoding IS21 family transposase, producing the protein MVRKIKAKLVLRLRAEGFTGRQIAAQGMSRTSVAAVIDAADREGIGWDDVAKLEEADVYARLFPGRGEHDSVHAQPDWDRVHRELARVGVTLKLLHGEYVDACRAAGSTAMGYDRFCKAYQQHVLISGAASRVGHKAGQTVEVDWSGKTMQLTDPVTGQQTRVYLFVATLPFSRYSFVEPTLDMQQDAWLRAHVSMFDWFGGSVPRVVPDNLKTGVLKHPAEGEVVLNDAYRELAAHYSAAVLPGRVKKPKDKASVENTVGNVATWVIASLRDRSFASLAELRAVVYERVAAYNAEPFQKRAGSRLSVFDSEEKPLLRPLPVVPFEISRWFYRRRVQKNGHVVFERNFYSVPYPNIGRSVDLRVTDTTVEIFAGQERLTSHLLAPVGMVNEYRTHDSDLPDGPRYRQWDAERVREWAGRIGEDTTIVVNRIFESVPVDEQGLDAALAVLRLTRRYSAARVEAAAGIALASRVRSPRYAHLRPILETNQDQPDGRSPWAEPATTGPTGYVRGADYYAGDIR; encoded by the coding sequence ATGGTACGCAAGATCAAGGCGAAGCTGGTGCTTCGGCTTCGCGCGGAGGGGTTCACGGGGAGGCAGATCGCCGCGCAGGGCATGTCCCGGACGAGTGTGGCGGCGGTCATCGACGCCGCCGACCGGGAAGGGATCGGTTGGGACGACGTCGCCAAGCTCGAGGAAGCGGACGTGTATGCGCGGCTGTTTCCTGGTCGTGGTGAACATGACAGCGTTCACGCGCAGCCGGACTGGGACAGGGTGCACCGGGAGCTCGCGCGGGTCGGGGTGACGCTGAAGCTGCTGCATGGCGAGTATGTCGACGCCTGCCGGGCGGCGGGATCGACGGCGATGGGATACGACAGGTTCTGCAAGGCCTACCAGCAGCACGTCCTCATCTCCGGGGCGGCGTCGCGGGTGGGGCACAAGGCGGGGCAGACGGTCGAGGTCGACTGGTCGGGCAAGACGATGCAGCTGACCGACCCGGTCACCGGGCAGCAGACGCGGGTCTACTTGTTCGTTGCGACGCTGCCGTTCTCCCGCTACTCGTTCGTGGAGCCGACGCTGGACATGCAGCAGGACGCCTGGTTGCGCGCGCACGTGTCGATGTTCGACTGGTTCGGCGGGAGTGTCCCGCGTGTCGTCCCGGACAACCTCAAGACCGGGGTGCTGAAGCACCCGGCGGAAGGTGAGGTGGTGCTCAACGATGCGTATCGGGAACTCGCGGCGCACTACTCCGCGGCGGTGCTCCCGGGGCGGGTGAAGAAGCCGAAAGACAAGGCCAGTGTCGAGAACACGGTCGGGAACGTCGCGACCTGGGTGATCGCATCCCTCCGCGACCGAAGCTTCGCGAGCTTGGCGGAGTTGCGGGCGGTCGTCTACGAACGCGTGGCCGCTTACAACGCGGAGCCGTTCCAAAAGCGCGCCGGGTCAAGGCTGAGCGTGTTCGACTCGGAGGAGAAGCCGCTGCTGCGGCCGCTTCCGGTGGTCCCGTTTGAGATCTCGAGGTGGTTCTACCGGCGCCGGGTTCAGAAGAACGGGCACGTCGTGTTCGAGCGCAACTTCTACTCCGTGCCCTACCCGAACATCGGTCGGAGTGTTGATCTGCGGGTCACCGACACCACGGTCGAGATCTTCGCCGGGCAGGAGCGGCTGACGAGCCACCTGCTCGCTCCGGTCGGGATGGTGAACGAGTATCGCACCCACGACAGCGATCTGCCCGACGGTCCCCGCTACCGGCAATGGGACGCCGAACGTGTTCGCGAGTGGGCGGGCCGGATCGGGGAGGACACCACGATCGTGGTGAATCGGATCTTCGAGTCCGTGCCCGTCGACGAGCAGGGCCTGGACGCGGCTTTGGCGGTGTTGCGGCTCACCCGCCGCTACTCCGCCGCTCGGGTCGAAGCCGCCGCCGGGATCGCCCTCGCGTCCCGGGTGAGATCTCCGCGCTACGCGCATCTGCGGCCCATCCTCGAGACGAACCAGGACCAACCCGACGGGAGGAGCCCATGGGCTGAACCCGCGACTACGGGGCCGACCGGATACGTCCGCGGCGCGGACTACTACGCCGGTGACATCCGATGA
- a CDS encoding ATP-binding protein: MSRLDSETKRKLREMGVTSLVDAFEVQDDSLTLGMAFEERVKLAVDDAHATFTHAKVEGLIRRAGLRYPNADLRRVDLLEQRGLDRGVIAQLGTCQFITRQQNVVFQGFTGSGKSYLGSALAKQACQHRYRAHYIRMPDLEESWATARDRPAGKEKWLRKYAAFTLLVIDEWLLDNPDDSVRGMLLELLERRYDATSTVFCTQYAKKDWHQRLGGGVHADAIMDRIVHNTIWIETGSTNMREHTARTA, from the coding sequence ATGAGCCGGCTCGACTCGGAGACGAAGCGGAAGCTGCGTGAGATGGGGGTGACGTCGCTGGTCGACGCGTTCGAGGTCCAGGACGACAGCCTCACGTTGGGAATGGCGTTCGAAGAACGCGTCAAGCTCGCCGTCGACGACGCCCACGCCACCTTCACCCACGCCAAGGTCGAAGGCCTCATCCGGCGGGCCGGTCTCCGCTACCCGAACGCGGACCTGCGGCGAGTCGACCTGCTCGAGCAGCGGGGTCTTGACCGCGGGGTGATCGCGCAACTCGGCACCTGCCAGTTCATCACCCGGCAGCAGAACGTCGTCTTCCAAGGCTTCACCGGGTCCGGGAAGAGCTACCTCGGATCGGCGTTGGCGAAGCAGGCCTGTCAGCACCGCTACCGGGCGCACTACATCCGCATGCCCGACCTCGAAGAATCCTGGGCCACCGCCCGCGACCGGCCCGCGGGGAAGGAGAAGTGGCTCCGCAAATACGCGGCGTTCACGCTCCTCGTGATCGACGAATGGCTCCTCGACAACCCCGATGACAGCGTTCGCGGCATGCTGCTCGAGCTGCTCGAGCGCCGCTACGACGCCACCTCGACGGTGTTCTGCACCCAGTACGCGAAGAAGGACTGGCACCAACGCCTCGGCGGCGGAGTCCACGCCGACGCGATCATGGACCGCATCGTCCACAACACCATCTGGATCGAGACCGGCAGCACCAACATGCGCGAACACACCGCCAGGACGGCCTGA
- a CDS encoding DDE-type integrase/transposase/recombinase, with protein MLASRRTWWRIAARIEDQMLRPKIPARKDRRQPRNKPVLKATGPGQVWSWDITDLYSPWQGKVFKAYKITDIFSRKIVGWRVEDREADHLAVEMFAAAIAEHGAPQVVHADSGAAMTSNLLRDYLHEQRVELSHNRPYTSNDNPFSEAGFRTMKYRPGYPKVFTDLDTARHYIAGYVSWYNEQHKHSGIALFSPEQVHDGTWTQAWEQRDRALQRYFQKHPERFHARPRTPAPATTVGINLPDRQPQKQVA; from the coding sequence ATGCTCGCATCCAGGCGCACCTGGTGGCGCATCGCGGCGCGGATCGAGGACCAGATGCTGCGTCCGAAGATCCCGGCCCGCAAAGACCGCCGGCAGCCGCGGAACAAGCCGGTGCTGAAAGCGACCGGCCCAGGCCAGGTGTGGTCGTGGGACATCACGGACTTGTACTCGCCGTGGCAGGGGAAGGTGTTCAAGGCGTACAAGATCACCGACATCTTCTCCCGGAAGATCGTCGGCTGGCGGGTCGAGGACCGTGAGGCCGACCACCTCGCTGTCGAGATGTTCGCCGCCGCGATCGCCGAGCACGGCGCACCCCAGGTGGTGCACGCCGACTCCGGCGCCGCGATGACCTCGAACCTGCTCCGCGACTACCTCCACGAGCAGCGCGTGGAACTCTCCCACAACCGGCCGTACACGTCGAACGACAACCCGTTCTCCGAGGCCGGATTCCGGACGATGAAATACCGTCCTGGCTACCCGAAGGTGTTCACCGATCTCGACACCGCCCGGCACTACATCGCCGGATACGTGTCCTGGTACAACGAGCAGCACAAACACTCCGGGATCGCGCTGTTCTCACCCGAGCAAGTCCACGACGGCACCTGGACGCAAGCCTGGGAGCAACGAGATCGAGCGCTGCAACGCTACTTCCAGAAGCACCCGGAACGCTTCCACGCGCGGCCCCGAACACCAGCGCCCGCGACCACCGTCGGGATCAACCTGCCCGACCGGCAGCCACAAAAGCAGGTCGCGTGA
- a CDS encoding DUF4349 domain-containing protein: MSTHDQALPDLSDERVAEIEKQLFDAVGAEPRTGTNAEDERRRRVRRGRLWLAGGTAAAVIVVAAVIAPYVSGITSNSAGSMVDQSSSGALPEMAPDFSDADGGATADEQGGADDLAGPDAGVTSSEREIIATASASVRVDDVRAAADRITVIAEDAGGYVEALSMGADGQFVVLGTSPGVSYPAEVSSAWISVRVPADQLDAVTQSLAGVGDVTSSQLDRRDVTSEAVDLRARIDALRTSVERLESLMADAESTADLLAAESALADRQAQLESYEQQLKYLEDQVGMSSLTVSLYEPSEVVQADPAGFGDGIAAGWNGLVATLNGIVIALGFLLPWLAVIAVVGVVVWLIRRAVRARRVRRSTAVPDSDDEPGDRA, encoded by the coding sequence ATGAGCACACACGACCAGGCACTGCCCGATCTCAGCGACGAGCGCGTCGCCGAGATCGAGAAGCAGCTGTTCGACGCGGTCGGCGCCGAGCCGCGCACGGGCACGAACGCAGAGGATGAGCGGCGCCGGCGGGTGCGGCGCGGCCGTCTCTGGCTGGCCGGCGGGACCGCCGCCGCGGTGATCGTCGTCGCGGCCGTCATCGCGCCGTATGTGTCCGGCATCACGTCGAACTCGGCCGGTTCGATGGTCGATCAGAGCAGCTCGGGTGCGCTCCCGGAGATGGCGCCGGACTTCTCGGACGCAGACGGCGGCGCGACCGCCGACGAGCAGGGCGGAGCCGACGACCTGGCGGGTCCGGACGCCGGTGTGACCAGCAGCGAGCGGGAGATCATCGCCACCGCGTCCGCGTCGGTCCGCGTCGACGACGTCCGGGCGGCCGCTGACCGGATCACGGTGATCGCCGAAGACGCCGGCGGGTACGTCGAAGCGCTGAGCATGGGAGCCGACGGCCAGTTCGTGGTCCTGGGCACGTCCCCCGGCGTCAGCTACCCCGCCGAGGTGAGTTCGGCATGGATCTCCGTCCGCGTGCCCGCCGACCAGCTCGACGCCGTGACGCAGTCACTGGCCGGCGTGGGCGACGTCACGTCCTCACAGCTGGACCGCCGCGACGTGACGAGCGAAGCCGTCGACCTGCGGGCCCGCATCGATGCGCTGCGCACCTCGGTCGAGCGCCTCGAGTCTCTGATGGCCGACGCGGAGTCCACGGCCGACCTGCTGGCAGCAGAGAGCGCGCTGGCCGACCGGCAGGCGCAGCTCGAGTCGTACGAGCAACAGCTGAAGTATCTCGAGGACCAGGTCGGGATGTCGTCTCTGACGGTCTCGCTGTACGAGCCGTCCGAAGTCGTGCAGGCCGACCCCGCCGGCTTCGGCGACGGCATCGCGGCGGGCTGGAACGGGCTGGTCGCGACGCTCAACGGCATCGTGATCGCCCTCGGATTCCTGCTGCCGTGGCTCGCGGTCATCGCCGTCGTCGGTGTTGTCGTCTGGCTGATCCGCCGGGCGGTGCGCGCGCGACGCGTCCGCCGTTCCACGGCCGTGCCGGACTCGGACGACGAGCCGGGAGATCGTGCTTAG